The Aquipuribacter nitratireducens DNA segment CTACTGCGACCGCTGCGATCTTCTGGTCGGCCTCAACGGGTTGCACGTCGTCGCGGTTGATCGCGACGACGGGGACAGTGGCAGTGGCGCCCTGACCGTGACGGTGGAGTCAGCGCCGGGCGTGATGGGCTGCCGTGCATGCGGTGTCGTCGCGCGCGGCCACGGACGCCTCGAGGTGCGCCTGGTCGACGCGCCGGCGATGGGACGACCGGTGCGGATCTGCTGGCGCAAGCGACGCTGGCGCTGCCTAGAGGCAGCCTGCCCGGTGACGACGTTCGTGGAGCAGGACGACCGGATCGCCGCGCCACGAGGGAAGCTCACCACGCGGGCCTGCCGGTGGGCGATCGAGCAACTGCGCCGCGAGCACGCCTCGGTCAACGGCCTGCGCCGGCAGCTCCGCACGGGCTGGCGAACGGTCTGGGAGTCCATCCGGCCGCTGCTCGAAGCGGCCGACGCCGACCCGACCCGCTTCGCCGGCGTGGAGATGCTCGGTGTCGACGAGCACATCTGGCACCACGTCAGCACGAAGCCCATCGAGGACGGCGGACGCGGTCCGAAGGAGCTCACCGGCATGGTCGACCTCACCCGCGACCAGCACGGACACGTCCACGCCCGGCTGCTGGACCTGGTGCCCGGCCGCTCCGGGCAGGCCTACCGCACTTGGCTCATCGAGCGCGGCGAGACCTTCCGCGCCGGCGTGAAGATCGCGACCCTCGACCCGTTCCACGGCTACAAGAACGCCATCGACGACCAGCTGCAGGACGCCGTCGCCGTCCTGGACGCCTTCCACATCGTCAAGCTCGCCACCGCCGTCGTCGACGACGTCCGCCGCCGCGTTCAGCAGAACACCACCGGGCACCGCGGCCGTCGTGACGACCCGCTCTACCGCGTCCGGAACATTCTCCGCGCCGGCGCTGAGCACCTCAACGACCGGCAGCAGGCACGGCTGCACTCG contains these protein-coding regions:
- a CDS encoding ISL3 family transposase gives rise to the protein MGEPTSCCRSDGGYCDRCDLLVGLNGLHVVAVDRDDGDSGSGALTVTVESAPGVMGCRACGVVARGHGRLEVRLVDAPAMGRPVRICWRKRRWRCLEAACPVTTFVEQDDRIAAPRGKLTTRACRWAIEQLRREHASVNGLRRQLRTGWRTVWESIRPLLEAADADPTRFAGVEMLGVDEHIWHHVSTKPIEDGGRGPKELTGMVDLTRDQHGHVHARLLDLVPGRSGQAYRTWLIERGETFRAGVKIATLDPFHGYKNAIDDQLQDAVAVLDAFHIVKLATAVVDDVRRRVQQNTTGHRGRRDDPLYRVRNILRAGAEHLNDRQQARLHSAFTAREEHVEVEVAYRCAQQVRACFHQDSHAAGRHLAEKVLAALPTCPIPEVARLGRTLKQWREAFLGYFDTHGASNGGTEAVNGLIELHRRIARGFRNRNNYRLRMLLIAGGLTP